The Periplaneta americana isolate PAMFEO1 chromosome 16, P.americana_PAMFEO1_priV1, whole genome shotgun sequence genome segment CAGAGTTTCTGTTCAAAATCAACTGTTCAAATTCAGTCCTTCCCTGATAGAATGACCTCACTTTCAGGTCCATCTTCCTTGCTTCTTCCTTCACAGCTGTATAGTCTGGAAGTGGATTTTTTGGCCTTTGACTGCTGTCAAAGTCCCTGTCTTCAAGTTCCATGATATTCAAACGTCTGCATATGGCCATGTATTGCTCTTGAGTTTGAGGATCCCACGAAGCATTATGCACTGCCTTGTAATACTCCTTTATGCATTCACCCTTTTCGGAAACCATTTCTTTCATCTTTTCCTCTCCAAATAGAAAGCACATTGATTCAATGGTAAACCATTCGTACAAACATTTTTCTATATGAATAACTGCACTTGTCATAGGGGGAATATCCAAAGATTTTTTCTTGGAATGATGTTTCTTAGATTCTCTGCTCTTTTTTGGATTTGATTCCTTCTGAGATTCTCGAGTATTGTTTGCACACGTGCCATTAACTTCTGAATAACTAGTTTCCGCATCTTTAGGCGTGAAATCTGTGTCAGTTGAATTATCTCTTGCAACAGTAGGAACAGTTTTACTGTTATCACTACATTCAGACGAGCCAATGTTGATATTACTGGAGATTTCACTCAGTGTTGTGTCGAGATTATACGAACTGGATTCCTTGCTGTATTCTCCATCATTCTGGTCATTACTTACGACATGAGATTCTTTGCTCTGCGTTGGTGTGCTTAAAGTATTgtcttcactttcattcgaagCTTGTGATTGTTTCACATCAGTTTTATTACACTCAATGTCTGCACGTAGGTTATACATCACTTCTGCTTTTTCATCATCTTTGTGTTCAGTTCttggttttctttctttttcttttctttccttctcatcTCTTTCAATATCGTCGGCTAGTTTAGAAAGAGAGTCTCTTGTGAATTGAGATATTGAAGTAAACTTCGTAGATTTATCGTCTTTATGAAGTTGTTTTAATTCTTCCTTCAGTAAGCTGGCCTGCCCGAAGTCTACTTCTTCTCCAACACCACCactaaaaggaaaaataaagcaaa includes the following:
- the LOC138690987 gene encoding putative RNA polymerase II subunit B1 CTD phosphatase RPAP2; this translates as MNSVESRKVKIPKNRKSNHRLPKRVSEMSKEVLEATLIKKRECNARAFQIVERLLENNVTEEWFLDCLKFIGESHYQDVIEERAISKSCGYPLCLQKLKNIPTQQYRISTKVNKVYDITERKNFCSNQCYKASTYLKAQLLTSPLWLRDKEEIPQFKTLPVELKSGGVGEEVDFGQASLLKEELKQLHKDDKSTKFTSISQFTRDSLSKLADDIERDEKERKEKERKPRTEHKDDEKAEVMYNLRADIECNKTDVKQSQASNESEDNTLSTPTQSKESHVVSNDQNDGEYSKESSSYNLDTTLSEISSNINIGSSECSDNSKTVPTVARDNSTDTDFTPKDAETSYSEVNGTCANNTRESQKESNPKKSRESKKHHSKKKSLDIPPMTSAVIHIEKCLYEWFTIESMCFLFGEEKMKEMVSEKGECIKEYYKAVHNASWDPQTQEQYMAICRRLNIMELEDRDFDSSQRPKNPLPDYTAVKEEARKMDLKVRSFYQGRTEFEQLILNRNSDSNADSAPVLPLVELHAQNAFRRRIMLDRLNRVLPDLLRTFGLTSRDVSGDVRSLVITFALGANNITFRPPEWSLLGLIIIKMLSIRDTRLRILLDSEQVTKYITMMLISFQQDGGYLDRLMAWLTDIDNFLRKK